One Aphidius gifuensis isolate YNYX2018 linkage group LG5, ASM1490517v1, whole genome shotgun sequence genomic region harbors:
- the LOC122856463 gene encoding tonsoku-like protein, translating into MKRDDDKSKIKRQPKRNSNIQIKRNLKDETQLQTACIDGDIDKVKEYLAAKHPVNVRDNCGWTPLHEATNFDYIDIVKLLIKHGADVNDPGGAQCGGITPLHDAAACGHTIMINLLMENGADPRLVTDKDETVLDCLVAWRERVKNLSQYDENEYKKICDKLRLILPSKLLNNKKSNDNELAVAQPRLFPSIIDHEDPDDLKLSNDDEPVDTKDADWRNFAWI; encoded by the exons atgaaaagaGATGATGATAAAAGCAAAATTAAACGTCAACCAAAACGTAATagtaatatacaaattaaaagaaatcTTAAAGATGAAACACAATTACAAACAGCATGTATTGATGGTGATATTGATAAAGTTAAAGAATATCTTGCAGCAAAACATCCAGTAAATGTACGTGATAATTGTGGCTGGACACCACTTCATGAAGCAACAAATTTTGATTACATTGACATTGTTAAATTACTAATAAAACATGGAGCAGATGTTAATGATCCTGGTGGTGCACAATGTGGAGGTATAACACCATTACATGATGCTGCAGCATGTGGGCATAcaattatgattaatttacTTATGGAAAACGGTGCTGATCCAAGATTGGTAACAGACAAAGATGAAACAGTTTTAGATTGTCTTGTTGCTTGGCGTGAaagagttaaaaatttatcacaataCGATGAGaatgaatacaaaaaaatatgtgataaGCTGAGATTAATATTACCAtcaaaattactgaataataaaaaatctaatgaTAATGAATTGGCTGTAGCACAACCAAGATTATTTCCATCAATTATTGATCATGAAGATCCAGATGATttgaaattatcaaatgacGATGAGCCAGTTGATAcaaaag atgcTGATTGGAGAAATTTTGCAtggatataa
- the LOC122857704 gene encoding phosphomannomutase 2, with amino-acid sequence MLFTKLINHCQFYRLSTNRIMSKKIICLFDVDGTLTPPRQKIDAKVDKFLQDISKTEKFDIGVVGGSDLVKIQEQLGENNIFDKYKYVFAENGLTAYKNGQKLSSETIQDAIGEDVLQNLIDYCLEYISKIKLPFKRGTFIEFRSGMLNVSPVGRNCSQKERLQFYEYDKEHKIREKFIQALKKEFPDLALTYSIGGQISFDIFPIGWDKTYCLRYVDDNYDEIHFFGDKTHEGGNDYEIYESGLTIGHRVTGPDDTIQQIKTLVNILNETFSKGPPTQCL; translated from the exons ATGCTGTTTACTaagttgataaatcattgtcaattttacag ATTGTCAACAAATAGAATCatgtctaaaaaaataatttgtctttTTGATGTTGATGGAACATTGACTCCACCAAGACAAAAAATTGATGCtaaagttgataaatttctacaagatatatcaaaaactgaaaaatttgatattggaGTTGTTGGTGGTTCTGATTTAGTCAAAATACAAGAACAATtaggtgaaaataatatatttgataaatataaatatgtctTTGCTGAGAATGGTTTAACAGCATATAAAAATGGACAAAAACTTTCTAGTgag acaATTCAAGATGCAATTGGTGAGGatgttttacaaaatttaattgactaTTGTCTTGagtatatatcaaaaataaaattgccatTTAAACGTGGTACATTCATTGAATTTCGAAGTGGCATGTTGAACGTATCACCAGTTGGTAGAAATTGTAGTCAAAAAGAAAGACTACAATTTTATGAATACGACAAAGAGCATAAAATTcgtgaaaaatttatacaagcattgaaaaaagaatttcCAGATCTTGCATTAACTTACAGTattg GTGGACAAAtatcatttgatatatttCCAATTGGTTGGGACAAGACATATTGTCTGAGATACGTTGATGATAATTACGACGAAATTCATTTCTTTGGTGATAAGACTCATGAAGGTGGTAATGATTACGAAATTTATGAAAGTGGTTTAACAATTGGTCATCGTGTTACTGGACCTGATGATACcattcaacaaattaaaacacttgttaatattttaaatgaaacatTTAGCAAAGGTCCACCAACACAgtgtttgtaa
- the LOC122857719 gene encoding transcription factor MafK: protein MDGKMPHDMEPLSPGPCLDISDDELVSISVRDLNRQLKLRGLTRDEIVRMKQRRRTLKNRGYAASCRIKRIEQKDELETEKTQEYRDMEAMQEDNNRMREEVQAWHGKYQALKKFAMERKIVIPPELQTM, encoded by the exons ATGGATGGTAAAATGCCACATGACATG GAACCATTATCACCAGGTCCATGTCTAGACATAAGCGATGATGAGCTAGTGTCAATATCAGTACGTGATTTAAATCgtcaattaaaattacgtGGTTTAACTCGTGATGAAATTGTTCGAATGAAACAACGTCGTAGAACATTAAAAAATCGTGGATATGCAGCAAGTTGTAGAATAAAACGTATTGAACAAAAAGATGAATTAGAAACTGAAAAAACACAAGAATACAGAGACATGGAAGCAATGCAAGAAGACAATAACCGAATGAGAGAAGAAGTTCAAGCTTGGCATGGAAAATAtcaagcattaaaaaaatttgcaatggaaagaaaaattgttattCCTCCAGAATTACAaacaatgtaa
- the LOC122857701 gene encoding protein PFC0760c-like, which produces MKTVVVILFLTIGCFALLANSTPIKKSNDQVKKSAENISSRQAAVAAPPAADDDDDDDDDEDDIASIAVDEDDDDDDDDDDDDDDDDIIERLFEGILGDDEDDDDDDVKPVEPLVQAASPVQTLPVSVQSDLNTAAAAVASENFGNQADAVASGEAGSVEDEDKPQEQSLPVGSPVDNSLSHATVLQPIQQVAAIPAQATSSDDDDDDDDDDDEEDLDIDITGDEDSDEDDDDDDEDDDGDDLSDLAGARAARGMESPETNDVSVSAIYVAKYNRFVDNILSRINNILEKKYNPVMVRLSSPASKSNKSKTNKKSKKNKTKLLSRNDANTNESTTLSTTENQKIETNLTESFDNTLSSRKSSTKPVRKSNKKKNKNKTKTSLSTTSSPLTTTLKTTTKKPKLSSTLSPIKKKQNNNNKTKKLKSRARATLYGLPTLKRSGDVSVNMMSNHTTIRTKFSLGPLILKVEKEFGRSNKKELRSATATTAEMSGKLSLRVMNGGAATLHSIRVLQPKQVRIDSKDDHDRTREFVWRRSSHIAHVVSQKLSSATRSMLRPPPLITTTSTTATTTSPIPISTSPPSTASIV; this is translated from the exons ATGAAGACAGTGGTGGTGATATTATTCTTGACAATTGGATGTTTTGCATTATTGGCAAATTCAAcaccaattaaaaaatcaaatgatcaggtaaaaaaatcagctgaaaatatatcatcaagaCAAGCAGCAGTAGCAGCACCACCAgcagctgatgatgatgacgatgatgatgatgatgaagatgacaTTGCATCAATTGccg ttgatgaagatgacgatgatgatgatgatgacgatgatgatgacgacgatGATGACATTATTGAACGTTTATTTGAAGGAATTCTTGGGG acgatgaagatgatgatgatgatgatgtaaaaCCAGTTGAACCATTGGTACAAGCAGCAAGTCCAGTACAAACACTACCAGTTTCAGTTCAAAGTGATTTAAatacagcagcagcagcagtagCAAGTGAAAATTTTGGTAATCAAGCTGATGCTGTAGCCAGTGGTGAAGCTGGATCAGTTGAAGATGAAGATAAACCACAAGAACAATCATTACCAGTTGGTTCACCAGTTGATAATAGTTTAAGTCATGCAACTGTTCTCCAACCAATTCAACAAGTAGCAGCAATACCAGCACAAGCAACAAGTAGTGATGatgacgacgatgatgatgatgatgatgacgaagaAGATCTTGATATTGATATTACTGGAGATGAAGAtagtgatgaagatgatgatgatgatgatgaagatgatgatggtgatgatctTAGTGATCTTGCTGGTGCAAGAGCTGCAC gTGGAATGGAATCACCCGAGACAAATGATGTATCAGTATCAGCAATTTATGTTGCAAAATATAATCGTTTTGTTGACAATATACTCTCAagaataaataacatattggaaaaaaaatataatccagTTATGGTTAGACTATCAAGTCCAGCAAGTAAATCAAACAagtcaaaaacaaataaaaaaagtaaaaaaaataaaacaaaattactaAGTCGTAATGATGCTAATACAAAT gaatcaacaacattatcaacaactgaaaatcaaaaaattgaaacgaATTTAACtgaatcatttgataatacatTGTCAAGtagaaaatcatcaacaaaaccagttagaaaatcaaataaaaaaaagaataaaaataaaacaaaaacatcattatcaacaacatcatcaccattaacaacaacattaaaaacaacaacaaaaaagccaaaattatcatcaacattatcgccaattaaaaagaaacaaaacaataataataaaactaaaaaattaaaatcacgtGCACGTGCAACATTATATGGTTTACCAACATTAAAAAGATCTGGTGATGTATCAGTTAATATGATGAGTAATCATACAACAATACGTACAAAATTTAGTCTTGGTCCATTGatattaaaagttgaaaaagaatttggtagatcaaataaaaaagaattacgAAGTGCAACAGCAACAACTGCTGAAATGTCTGGTAAATTAAGTTTACGTGTGATGAATGGTGGTGCTGCAACACTACATTCAATACGTGTGTTACAACCAAAACAAGTGAGAATTGATAGTAAAGATGATCATGATCGTACACGTGAATTTGTATGGCGTAGATCATCACATATTGCACATGTTGTAtcacaaaaattatcatcagcaACAAGATCAATGCTAAGACCACCACCATTGATAACAACAACATCCACAACAGCAACCACAACATCACCAATACCAATATCAACATCACCACCATCAACAGCATCAATTGTCTAA
- the LOC122857702 gene encoding N-sulphoglucosamine sulphohydrolase, producing MITRCLLLMIQLILINHLVSGEEQKNVLLLLADDAGFEMGAYRNKICQTPNLDKLAKESLIFNNAYTSASSCSPSRSSLLTGLPSHQNGMYGLHQGVHHFQSFNNIQSLPKILKKNNIRTGIIGKKHVGPDSVYPFDYSYTEKNHSILQVGRNITNIKLLVRNFLTEHKNVNKPFFLYVAFHDPHRCGHTNPEYGNFCEKFGNGDVGMGKIEDWSPVYYQWDQVEVPYYVQDTEEARRDISSQYTTISRLDQGIGLVLKELDDAGYKNNTLVIYSSDNGPPFPNGRTNLYDPGMAEPLLISSPIHKSKNNQVTYKLTSLLDIVPTVLDWYNIKNKKKFKLTGKSLLPLFVNDTSDDDIVYASQTHHEVTMYYPMRVVRTKKYKLIHNLNYGMNFPIDQDFYLSPTFQDILNRTRYNLSLPWYKTLKTYYKRPEWEFYNLKNDPNEINNVINKMSVKKIVNDLKVKLFNWQNITNDPWICSPNGVLEPVDGDKNHQHCMTIF from the exons atgataaCAAGAtgcttgttgttgatgatccAGTTGATTCTAATCAACCATCTGGTATCTGgagaagaacaaaaaaatgttcTACTATTACTAG CTGATGATGCTGGTTTTGAAATGGGAgcatatagaaataaaatttgtcaaacaCCAAATTTAGATAAACTTGCTAAAGAAAGTCTGATATTTAACAATGCATACACATCAGCAAGCAGCTGTTCTCcaag tcgttcatcattattaactgGTCTACCAAGTCATCAAAATGGCATGTATGGTTTACATCAAGGTGTCCATCATTTCCAATCATTTAATAACATTCAAAGTTTAccaaaaattcttaaaaaaaataatatacgaactggtattattggaaaaaaacatGTTGGTCCAGATAGTGTTTATCCATTTGATTATTcttatacagaaaaaaatcattcaatacTACAAGTTGGACGTAAtatcacaaatataaaattactagttagaaattttttaactgagcataaaaatgttaataagcCATTCTTTTTGTATGTTGCTTTTCATGATCCACATCGTTGTGGTCATACAAATCCAGAGTATGGtaatttttgtgaaaaatttgGTAATGGTGATGTGGGAATGGGTAAAATTGAAGATTGGTCACCAGTGTATTATCAATGGGACCAAGTTGAAGTACCATATTACGTACAAGATACTGAAGAAGCAAGACGTGATATATCTTCACAATATACAACAATATCACGTCTTGATCAGGGTATTGGTCTGGTGCTAAAAGAACTTGATGATGctggttataaaaataatacacttgttatttattcaagtgACAATGGTCCACCATTTCCAAATGGTAGAACAAATCTTTATGATCCTGGTATGGCTGAGCCACTGCTAATATCATCACCAATAcataaaagcaaaaataatcaagtaacATACAAGCTAACATCATTGCTAGATATTGTACCAACAGTTCTTGATTggtacaatattaaaaataaaaagaaatttaaattaactggTAAATCATTGTTGCCACTGTTTGTCAATGATAcaagtgatgatgatattgtttaTGCCAGTCAGACACATCATGAAGTAACAATGTATTATCCAATGAGAGTTGTGagaactaaaaaatataagctcATTCATAATTTAAACTATGGCATGAATTTTCCAATTGATCaggatttttatttgtcaccAACTTTCCAGGATATTTTAAATCGTActagatataatttatcattgccATGGTATAAAACTTTGAAGACATATTACAAAAGACCAGAATGggaattttacaatttaaaaaatgatccaaacgaaattaataatgttattaataaaatgtcagttaaaaaaattgtaaatgatttgaaagttaaattatttaattggcaaaatattacaaatgatCCATGGATTTGTTCACCAAATGGGGTGCTTGAACCAGTTGATGgtgataaaaatcatcaacattgtatgacaattttttaa
- the LOC122857703 gene encoding methylglutaconyl-CoA hydratase, mitochondrial, which yields MSILTKKTHLIYAKLSSTLMRMSTRIVNDKSRDIKINYLDGKENGIAVLGLNRHETRNAFSRKLVDEFSSSLSILRNDDKIRILIIRSLVPNIFCAGADLRERTKMNNDDDIEKFVTSLRNLMNDVEHMPIPVISAIDGVALGGGLELALASDIRTTVYDAKIGLVETKLAIIPGAGGTQRLPRLIGPSKAKELIFTSRIFDGKQAENMGIVNCAVEQNNNGDGAYQAALNIAREILPNGPIGVRMAKAAITRGFEVPLHDGMEVEKECYGQLLNTRDRIEGLAAFAAKRVPIYQGC from the exons atgtcaattttaactaaaaaaacacatttaatttatgctaaattatcatcaacattaatGCGAATGTCAACAAGAATAGTTAATGATAAATCAcgtgatattaaaataaattatcttgatGGTAAAGAAAATGGTATTGCTGTATTAGGATTAAATCGTCATGAAACACGTAATGCATTTTCACGTAAacttgttgatgaattttcatcatcattatcaattctacgtaatgatgataaaatacgtatattaataatacgtAGTTTAGtaccaaatatattttgtgcTGGTGCTGATTTACGTGAACGtacaaaaatgaataatgatgatgatattgaaaaatttgtaaCATCATTAAGAAATTTAATGAATGATGTTGAACATATGCCAATACCAGTTATATCAGCAATTGATGGTGTTGCACTTGGTGGTGGTCTTGAATTAGCATTAGCAAGTGATATTAGAACAACTGTTTATGATGCTAAAATTGGTTTAGTTGAAACAAAGCTAGCAATAATACCTGGTGCTGGTGGTACACAAAGATTACCAAGATTAATTGGTCCATCAAAAGCTAAAGAGTTGATATTTACATCAAGAATATTTGATGGTAAACAAGCTGAAAATATGGGAATTGTTAATTGTGCtgttgaacaaaataataatggtgatGGTGCTTATCAAGCTGCACTTAATATTGCCAGAGAAATATTACCAAATGGTCCAATTGGTGTTAG aATGGCCAAAGCTGCAATAACAAGAGGCTTTGAGGTTCCTCTTCATGATGGCATGGAAGTGGAAAAAGAATGCTATGGACAGCTACTTAATACTCGTGATAGAATTGAAGGACTTGCTGCTTTTGCTGCAAAAAGAGTTCCAATTTATCAAGgatgctaa
- the LOC122857718 gene encoding tRNA (cytosine(38)-C(5))-methyltransferase has translation MKMRILELYSGIGGMHYALKESGVPGEIIAAIEINTIANSVYKHNHPSTNVLNKNIEALNLDDIKELNIDTILMSPPCQPFTRVGLQKDKADARTNSLFQVLEIIKNLSNLNYIILENVVGFEKSETRDFVIKAINDSFNYKELILSPCQFGVPNSRRRYYLLAKRKGLKFIFNDSSLVDNIPQQIQEILPRKFTNDMTLKDFISLDDLSDENMYLIPENTLEKRFNVLDIRSPDSKGSCCFTKAYPTYAEGTGSVYSPLSSDTVKKITKDLKIHNDKSNDNMELIKTLKLRYFSPKQVSQLMCFPDDFTFPNDITKKQKYRLLGNSINVHVVSQLIYLLNQQ, from the exons atgaaaatgaGGATTTTAGAATTGTACAGTGGAATTGGAGGCATGCATTATGCCCTGAAAG aaagtGGAGTACCTGGTGAAATAATAGCAGCAATTGAAATAAACACAATAGCAAATTCAGTTTATAAACATAATCATCCATCAACAAATGtgctgaataaaaatattgaggcacttaatttagatgatataaaagaattaaatattgatacaaTATTGATGAGTCCACCTTGTCAGCCATTCACCAGGGTTGGTCTACAAAAGGACAAAGCTGATGCTCGAACAAATTCCTTATTTCAAgtattagaaataattaaaaatttatcaaatttaaattacattattcTTGAAAATGTTGTAGGTTTTGAAAAATCAGAAACAAGAGATTTCGTTATCAAGGCTATCAATGATTCATTCAATTacaaagaattaattttaagtcCTTGTCAATTTGGTGTACCAAATAGTAGACGACGTTATTATTTGTTGGCTAAAAGAAAAGgtcttaaatttatatttaatgattcatCACTTGTTGACAATATTCCCCAACAAATACAAGAAATATTGCctagaaaatttacaaatgacaTGACGTTAAAAGACTTCATTTCACTTGATGATTTGTCTGATGAAAATATGTATCTGATACCTGAAAATACTTTAGAAAAAAGATTCAATGTGTTGGACATACGAAGCCCAGACTCTAAGGGTTCGTGTTGCTTTACCAAAGCTTATCCAACATATGCTGAAGGTACTGGCTCTGTGTACTCACCATTATCAAGTGACactgttaaaaaaatcaccaaagatctaaaaattcacaatgataaatcaaatgacAACATGGAGCTGATAAAAACACTTAAATTGAGATATTTTTCACCAAAACAAGTCTCGCAATTAATGTGTTTTCCTGATGACTTTACTTTTCCCAATGATATCacaaagaaacaaaaatacaGGCTACTTGGTAATTCAATTAATGTACATGTTGTtagtcaattaatttatcttcttAATCAACAAtag
- the LOC122856464 gene encoding lipase member H-like, protein MPRIFCFIIFGFIIINISANNTDVLYSSYVNEIDITLHLYHSLNQSDGIDIKNPQNISYIDIDLNKSIKIIIHGWRDDPGKEWIEKLRDNYLKYYDCNIVVAGWESLSTSINYLAVVKKIKPIGEEMAKLLLKFTLNNNVDVKNIHILGHSLGSHIAGSIGAFFINEKIGKIGRITGLDPAGPGFENNNDLSLQLDPSDAEFVDVIHTCTDYTGIAKEVGHVDIYPNGGGCRQPGCFIINKLYCGHLRVLDLYSDSFEYPTSMLATKCDSWKEYKKQKCKNGKKIYVGHDISTKSKGVYYLKTNKKSPYGQNQF, encoded by the exons ATGCCACgaatattttgtttcatcatttttg gttttataattattaatatcagtGCAAATAATACTGATGttttatattcatcatatGTCAATGAAATTGACATAACATTACATTTGTATCATAGTCTTAATCAAAGTGATggaattgatattaaaaatccaCAAAATATTAGTTACATTGACATTGATTtgaataaaagtattaaaattatcattcacGGGTGGAGAGATGATCCAGGTAAAGAATGGATTGAAAAATTAcgtgataattatttgaaatattatgattgtaatattgttgttgctgGATGGGAATCATTATCTacaagtataaattatttagctgttgttaaaaaaataaaacca aTTGGTGAAGAAAtggcaaaattattattaaaatttactctaaataataatgttgatgtaaaaaatattcatatactTGGTCATAGCCTTGGAAGTCATATTGCTGGTTCAATTGgtgcattttttataaatgaaaaaattggtaaaattgGAAGAATTACAGGACTTGATCCAGCAGGTCCAGGCtttgaaaataacaatgatttgAGCTTACAACTTGATCCATCTGATGCtgaatttgttgatgttattcATACATGTACTGATTATACAGGAATTGCCAAAGAAGTTGGACATGTTGATATTTATCCAAATGGTGGTGGTTGTCGACAACCTggatgttttattataaataaac ttTATTGTGGACATTTGAGAGTACTGGATTTATATAGTGATTCATTTGAATATCCTACTTCAATGCTTGCAACAAAATGTGATAGTTGGAAagaatacaaaaaacaaaaatgtaaaaatggaaaaaaaatttatgttggacatgatatatcaacaaaaagtaagggtgtatattatttaaagacaaataaaaaatctccaTATGGACagaatcaattttaa
- the LOC122857700 gene encoding mitochondrial import inner membrane translocase subunit TIM14-like, producing MASAAVLAGIGMAGVGFGRQYIARQLPNLSQKASKAFQGLSQLDAASIANNKYYKGGFEQPMTKREARLILSLSPAANKSKINDQFKKSMFANHPDRGGSPFIATKIKEAKDVLEK from the exons atg gCAAGTGCAGCAGTGTTAGCTGGTATTGGAATGGCAGGTGTTGGTTTTGGTAGACAATATATTGCTCGTCAATTGCcaaatttatcacaaaaagCTAGTAAAGCATTTCAAGGTTTGTCACAACTTGATGCAGCATCAAtagcaaataataaatattacaaaggTGGCTTTGAACAGCCAATGACTAAAAGAGAAGCTAGGTTAATACTGTCATTATCACCAGCtgcaaataaatcaaaaataaatgatcaatttaaaaaatcaatgtttGCTAATCATCCCGATCGTGGTGGTTCACCTTTTATTGCAACTAAAATTAAAGAAGCCAAAGATGtgctagaaaaataa